The DNA window CTCATTTACTGATTAATTTTAAAATTGAGCAACAGCAAGGTCGCAACAATGACCAATTAATTGAGCAAGGGCGTAATTTGACGGCGCTACAACAAAAACTCAGTGGTAAAGTGCAACAATCGCTGGTCAATGTTGCCGAAACAGGGATTGAAAAGCAGGGCTTAATTGAATGGGATTTTGGAAATTTACCCGCGAGCTACACCCGTAAACGTGGCCAATTCGAAGTTAAAGCTTATCCTGCTTTGGTTGCGGCTAAAGCCAGCGTCGAAATTAAACTGTTCGATAACTTAGCGCTTGCACAAGAACACAACCGGATTGGTTTACGTCAACTTATCTTGTTAAATGTGCCGTCGCCAGTGGCTCATATGCAGCGCACTTTACCCAATAAGGCAAAGCTAGGGCTCTATTATCATAGTTTTGGTCAAGTAAATCTGTTAATCGACGACATTATCGCTGCCGCCGTTGATACCATCATTGGTCAGCATAAAATGGAAGTATCGCAAGCCGAGCAGTTTAGTCAATTACGCGATATTGTGCGCACAGAACTGGCCGATACCGTGGTTGAAATTGCCCAGCAAGTTGAGCAGTGTTTAAGCTTGGTTAATGGCATCAATAAGAAACTAAAAGGGCGGGTCTCGCTGGATATGGTGATGGCTCATGGCGACATTAAATCGCAGCTAGCTGGTTTAATCTTTAAAGGCTTTGTTGCGGCCAATGGCAGTGATAAATTGAGTGATATTGCGCGTTACCTTAAAGCCATTGAACGCCGGCTTGAGAAGTTACCTGTTGACACTAACCGCGACCGATTAGCCCAGATAAGCATTGAGAACGTTGCTAAACCTTATCAACAATTGGTCACGCAACTGGGTAAAGTACCTGTTATTCCTGCTGAGTTAACGTTTATTCGCTGGATGATTGAAGAACTGCGTGTGTCATTGTTTGCTCAAACCCTTGGCACAAAATTTGCCATTTCAGAAAAGCGGATCAAACAAAAATTAGCTGACTATAAAGTTAGCTAAGGATAAAACTAAACAGCCACGCCAATTAAGCGTGGCTGTTTGGTTTTATTGTGGCCATTAATGTCTAGCGTACTCAATGTTTTTACTTACTAATTTAACCATGGCATGATTAAACTTCAGCAGTAAAGCAACCCAACCAATTTATCATAAGTGAGAGAAGATGAAATCAACGACTGCCAACATGGCAGCGGCATTGTTATGTCTAACAGCGGCTTTGCCACTGACAGCCAAACCCGTTGCCGTGACCGATATAATGCATTTATCGCGCATTCACTCTGCCGCAGTTTCACCCAATGGTGACTTATTAGTTTACGGGATTGCAGTTAACAGCGATTTGGAGAAATCGTCAAATCTATATCTTAAAGATTTGAACCAGCCACAACAACCAGCCATGCAGTTAACCTCAAGTCAAAGTATCGAGCATGACGTTGTGTGGTCAGCTGACAGTAAATCGATATATTTCATTGCCGAGCGTCCAGTCAGCTCCCAAGCGAGTGCACGAGTTAGTGAACAAGTTTGGCGGCTAAATTTAGCCGGCGGCGAAGCGATGCCAATTACCCAATTAGGCCTGCCGGTGTTAGGACTAAAATTGTCTCCAGACAACAGTAAAATTGCGTTATCACTGCCTGCTTTTTCTGGCTGTCAAAATCTTGAATGCAATATCAGTCGTTACACCGCTAACTTTCAGCAGAAGCAACAATCAGCTGACTCTACCAATGACTGGCTCATTAGAACCAATAATCGGTGGCAAGACTTAAGCTCTCGCCATATATATGTTGGCGACCTAGCGGCAGGCAAAGTGAGTCACTTAGTTGACATCGCAGCGCCCGAGGCAGGTGCAGCTGACCTGACATTGGCGGGACTAGACGATTTTAGCTTTAGCGCAGATGGACAATCTATTGTTTATGCAGCTAAGGTCGCGCAAGCGACGTCAAACAACTACGATTTATGGCAGCTACCACTGTCGTCTGGCCCTGCGATAAACCTAACGCCAACCAATATTGGCACAGATCTACAGCCGATATTTTCAAGTGATGGTCGTTTTATGGCTTATTTAGCGCAAGACTATCAAGGGAACGGCACCCAGAACCGCTCTATTATTTTGGTTGATTTAATAACAACCAAAGCTAAAGAACTGGCACCACTGTGGGATCGCTCAGCAACCAGTATTGCCTTTGCAGCCGACAGTCGAAACATTTATGTCACGGCTAATGATATGGGCCAGCATGGCGTTTTTGTCGTCAACAGCCAATTTGGCGACATTAAGCGACTTTATAGCGAGGGGAATTCGCAAGTTATTGGTCTTAGTCATGACAACCTTGTGATTGACCATAGCAGTTTGAATCACCCGCGTGAATTATTTTTACTTAATCGAGCTGGCGGGAATTTGCAGCCTGTCTCGGCTGTTAACCAAGCGAAGCTTAACCAGCTTAGCTTTGGTGAGTTCTCTCAGTTTTCGTACCGCGGCTGGAATGACGAGTTGGTTTATGGCTATTGGATTAAACCTAGCAATTACCAGCAAGGTAAAAAATATCCAATGGTGGTATTGGTTAATCATAATTCTGATCGGCCATTAAATAGATTTTCAGCACAAGGCCAGCCACAAATTTGGGCTGGCGCAGGTTATGGTGTAGTGACTATCGACTTGCACGGCGCCGTTGGTTATGGCCATAAATTTGCTGATTCAACTGTTGAAGATTGGGGCGGTAAACCATTAGAAGATTTACAAAAAGGCTTAGCCGCTGTGGTTAAGCAACAACCCTGGTTAGATAACGAAAAAACGTGCGCCATCGGCTCTGGCTTAGGTGGATATTTAGTTAACTGGATTGCAGGGCAGTGGCCGGATCAATTTGACTGTTTAGTGAATCATGGCGGCATTTTTGATTTGCGAATGCACTATCAACTGACTTCTCAGGTGTGGCATGTCCAGCGTCAATTTGGCGGTAGCTATAATGAGGTGCCAGATAATTACCAAAACTACAATCCGGCCAACTTTACCAGTAACTGGACCACACCTATTATTTTTAGTCATGGCGGCCACGATCCTATTATTTCACCAGCACAAAGTACGGCAGGTTTTAATGCCCTGAAACGCAATAACGTCGCAACCAAATTAATGGTATTTCCGCAAGAAAGTCAGCAAGTAACCGCTACCAATAACCTGTCAGCTTGGTATCAGCAGGTATTTGCTTGGGTAGCACAATACACCCAACCTAATGTGGCTAAATAACGCGCATAAAGTTTCATGGCTTACCACATGAGTTGCGTAAGCCCTGTTTTAAACATCAGCTTGATAATCGTATGCTATTCAGACCACTGGTAAAAAAAAATATGTTACTATTGCAATCTGTCAATGTTAATTGGTCTGGCATGCTGATTGGGTGATTTAAATGTTAGACAAATAGCTGTTTATTATAAGATCGTCCATTTTATATGCGTTCTAAAAACAAGATCGCTTGACAGATAATGCCAACAGGTTATATTTAAAACATTCGTTTAATAAAGGGCTCATTTAGGGTGCAAAAAATAGACACAAAAACAAAAATTCTTAATGCCGCAGAACAATTGTTTGCTGAGCGCGGTTATGCTGATACCTCATTGCGTTTAATCACCAGTCAAGCCGAAGTTAACTTGGCGTCTGTTAATTATCATTTTGGATCTAAAAAAGAACTTATTCAGGCGGTACTGGCGCGATATTTAGATGTATTTACGCCCAAACTTACCGTAGCGATTGAAGAATTAAATGGACGTGAAGCTAAATATAATCAAACAGATGTATTTAATAGTTTAATGGAACCATTATTAGAACTTAATGCTTTTCGCCACCGTGGAACCACAATTTTCTTGCAATTATTAGGTCGCGGTTATGTCGAAACTCAAGGCCACTTACGTTGGTTTATGACAACCCATTACGGTGACATAATGGGTGCGTTTAATGCCGCTGTGCAGCAAGCTAATCCTCATTTGTCGAAAGCTGAAGTGTTTTGGCGCTTACACTTTACGCTTGGCAGCGTAGTGTTTACGATGGCATCGAGTAATGCGTTGTCCGATATCGCAAAGTCTGATTTCAATCAGGATGTTGATATCGAAAATTTGATTAAACGTTTAATTCCATTCATCTCTGCTGGTGTTAGCGCGCCAGAATAAGCGCTCGAACATGTCCTTAACCTTGGATTTAGAGTCAAGCGAACGGTCAGGGTCTATAAGAAAAACCCTGACCGTCCAACACATTCAACAACATCGTTGAACACTATTTGTTGTCGTTAATTATGCCTACCAATTTATTTGAACGTTATCAACAATTCATCAATCAACCGAACGGGGTTGTCGATCCGGCGCAATTAGCGGCGGTTGCATTACTGTCTGACCTTGCGACTAAGCTCAATGCTGGGCCAAGCAAAGCTGTAACAGGCATATATTTATGGGGCGATGTTGGCCGTGGCAAAACATTTCTAATGGATTTGTTTTATGACAGCATTACCGATCAGCCTAAGTTGCGCTTGCACTTCCATCATTTTATGGCGCGAATGCATCGTGAACTTAATCTCGAGTCGGGCCATAGCGAACCGCTAAGACGTATTGCCCAACGCTTATCTACTCAATGCCGGGTTTTATGTTTCGATGAGTTTTTTGTCTCAGACATTGGCGATGCGATGATCTTAGGCCGACTGTTTGAAGCGCTATTCGATTGTGGCGTTACCTTGGTTGCCACATCAAATATCCCAATTGAGAACTTATATCAAGGTGGTTTGCAACGTCAGCGGTTCGAGCCAACCATTGAGTTGTTACATCAAAACACGATTAGCTGTCACTTAAATGGCGATCATGACCACCGCTTGCGACACTTAACTTATCAGCAAACCTATTTTGAACTTGATCATCAACGCGCGCAGGTTAAATTCAATGAACTGTTTAAGCAAATAAATCACCAGGGTGATTCAGTTAATGATGCCTTAACTATTTTAGGTCGTAGTATCAAGGTGATCCGAAAGAGTGAAACTGTGGTGTGGTTACATTTTGACGCTATCTGTAATGGCCCGCGCAGTGCGCTCGATTATATCGAACTAGCGCGCCAGTTTACAACGATATTGATTAGTGAGGTGCCGATCTTAGGGGGGCAATGTCGATCTTGGATCCGAGCTCGAGGTACTGAAGACGGCAGCGAAGCAACGGCGACCGGTGAGCGACAATTGAGTTACGCCGGTCAAGACGATCCTGCCCGGCGATTTATCAGCTTGGTTGACGAACTGTACGATCAAAACGTCCAGCTCTATTTAAGTGCTGATGTTCCACTTAACCAACTCTACAGTGGTGGCGCCTTAAGCTTTGAGTTTAGGCGAACCTTAAGCCGGCTAACAGAAATGCAATCGTTACAATATCTTGAACGTAAACCGGCCATAACATCTATCACCAAGCTAGCCGTAACTCCGAGTTGCTTGGCCAAGAGTTAAGACTAATACCTCAAGATGCTAATACCTTAAGATGCTTATACCTTAAGAGTTTAATAAACTGATAAAGAATGACATTTCTTGTGCTTTTTCATGTAGATGACTAAAACGACCCGACGCACCGCCATGCCCGGTCTTCATATCGGTCTTAAACACCAACATATTGTCATCTGTTTTGTATTCGCGTAATTTGGCGACCCATTTCATCGGTTCAAAGTACTGTACCTGTGAGTCATGCAAACCTGTGGTGACTAATAGGTGAGGGTAGTTTTGTGCCGTGATATTGTCGTAGGGTGAATAGCTCAGCATGTAATCGTAATAGACTTTGTCATTAGGATTACCCCACTCGTCATATTCATTGGTGGTCAGTGG is part of the Gammaproteobacteria bacterium genome and encodes:
- a CDS encoding S9 family peptidase, whose translation is MKSTTANMAAALLCLTAALPLTAKPVAVTDIMHLSRIHSAAVSPNGDLLVYGIAVNSDLEKSSNLYLKDLNQPQQPAMQLTSSQSIEHDVVWSADSKSIYFIAERPVSSQASARVSEQVWRLNLAGGEAMPITQLGLPVLGLKLSPDNSKIALSLPAFSGCQNLECNISRYTANFQQKQQSADSTNDWLIRTNNRWQDLSSRHIYVGDLAAGKVSHLVDIAAPEAGAADLTLAGLDDFSFSADGQSIVYAAKVAQATSNNYDLWQLPLSSGPAINLTPTNIGTDLQPIFSSDGRFMAYLAQDYQGNGTQNRSIILVDLITTKAKELAPLWDRSATSIAFAADSRNIYVTANDMGQHGVFVVNSQFGDIKRLYSEGNSQVIGLSHDNLVIDHSSLNHPRELFLLNRAGGNLQPVSAVNQAKLNQLSFGEFSQFSYRGWNDELVYGYWIKPSNYQQGKKYPMVVLVNHNSDRPLNRFSAQGQPQIWAGAGYGVVTIDLHGAVGYGHKFADSTVEDWGGKPLEDLQKGLAAVVKQQPWLDNEKTCAIGSGLGGYLVNWIAGQWPDQFDCLVNHGGIFDLRMHYQLTSQVWHVQRQFGGSYNEVPDNYQNYNPANFTSNWTTPIIFSHGGHDPIISPAQSTAGFNALKRNNVATKLMVFPQESQQVTATNNLSAWYQQVFAWVAQYTQPNVAK
- a CDS encoding TetR/AcrR family transcriptional regulator; the protein is MKGSFRVQKIDTKTKILNAAEQLFAERGYADTSLRLITSQAEVNLASVNYHFGSKKELIQAVLARYLDVFTPKLTVAIEELNGREAKYNQTDVFNSLMEPLLELNAFRHRGTTIFLQLLGRGYVETQGHLRWFMTTHYGDIMGAFNAAVQQANPHLSKAEVFWRLHFTLGSVVFTMASSNALSDIAKSDFNQDVDIENLIKRLIPFISAGVSAPE
- a CDS encoding cell division protein ZapE produces the protein MPTNLFERYQQFINQPNGVVDPAQLAAVALLSDLATKLNAGPSKAVTGIYLWGDVGRGKTFLMDLFYDSITDQPKLRLHFHHFMARMHRELNLESGHSEPLRRIAQRLSTQCRVLCFDEFFVSDIGDAMILGRLFEALFDCGVTLVATSNIPIENLYQGGLQRQRFEPTIELLHQNTISCHLNGDHDHRLRHLTYQQTYFELDHQRAQVKFNELFKQINHQGDSVNDALTILGRSIKVIRKSETVVWLHFDAICNGPRSALDYIELARQFTTILISEVPILGGQCRSWIRARGTEDGSEATATGERQLSYAGQDDPARRFISLVDELYDQNVQLYLSADVPLNQLYSGGALSFEFRRTLSRLTEMQSLQYLERKPAITSITKLAVTPSCLAKS